One Trichocoleus sp. genomic region harbors:
- a CDS encoding Hsp20/alpha crystallin family protein codes for MALIHWQPFQEIEGLQRDMNRLFDRFITTDGDRIHTAFAPKVEMQETSDAIHLKVEIPGIDVKDIDVQVSAEAVSISGERKEETKTEDRGMIRTEFRYGQFQRVIPLPARIENTNVQADYKNGVLQLTLPKASAEKNKVVKVNIS; via the coding sequence ATGGCTCTTATTCATTGGCAACCGTTCCAAGAAATTGAAGGCCTACAGCGTGATATGAATCGGTTATTCGATCGCTTCATCACAACAGACGGAGACAGAATCCATACCGCTTTTGCTCCGAAAGTGGAGATGCAAGAAACATCAGATGCAATTCACCTGAAAGTGGAAATTCCAGGCATCGATGTCAAGGATATAGATGTACAGGTTTCTGCTGAAGCAGTTTCCATCAGCGGCGAACGCAAAGAGGAAACGAAGACTGAAGACAGAGGCATGATTCGGACTGAATTTCGCTATGGTCAGTTCCAGCGAGTGATTCCACTGCCCGCACGCATCGAGAATACCAACGTTCAAGCCGACTATAAGAACGGTGTTCTACAACTCACCCTACCAAAAGCATCAGCAGAAAAGAACAAAGTCGTTAAAGTGAATATCAGCTAA